ataatatttttaacacAATTTGAATACACACAATTCTTTTCTCTACTGTTCTCTCTTGCCTTTCTAACATGTTAGAAAAGGGTAAAAGAGAACAATAGAAAAAGGATTTGTGTGTATTCAAGTTGtatggaatgatacaatatagaaaggtatttataggtgctaagagaatcgaaataataaagacgttaTAATAAGTATTCAAATAtgttaaataatgctaattgatctgaTTGATTCTAATTATACTCGAACCTCCCCTTCAAACTCAAGTGAAACTTTTTTAaaacaatgaaataaaaaaaaatgcataaactaaAAGAACGGGTACAGACGTAACTGTCGAAAGGAAGTGCAGACAGAACTGTCGGAAGAAAGTGCAGACAGAACTGTCGAAAGGAAGCGCAGATAGAACTGCCATAAGGAAATGCAGACGGAATTGATACAAGAAAACTCAGACGGAACAGccagaagaaaacacacaaggaACTGCTACAAGAGTGGCCAACTGCCGAAAAACTGTTGAAAAGATGGCGAATTGccgaaaaattattgaaaaaatgaCAAATTACAAAGAGATGGCTATTGAAAGGCGATGGAAAACATTTGGTTTTTCTATGAGAATAAGTAACTAGTGAATGAGTTCATCGGTGAGGTAAGAAAATATCAAAGCATGGATAAAACAGAAGAAAAAAATGGcacaaaaaaatatgaaaaatacaGTGATTTCACAAAAAAAAACAACCTATCCTACTCAAGAAAGATACTATGACTCTGATACCACGATAAAAAGAATAAGAGAAAACAGTAGAAAAAAGATTTATATATATTCAAATTGTAtagaataatacaatataaaaaaatatttataaatattaaaaaaattaaaataataaaaacataatattctataataaatattcaaatatattaaataattataattaatcatAATTATACTCAAACATCTTTATCCTTAAACATNNNNNNNNNNNNNNNNNNNNNNNNNNNNNNNNNNNNNNNNNNNNNNNNNNNNNNNNNNNNNNNNNNNNNNNNNNNNNNNNNNNNNNNNNNNNNNNNNNNNNNNNNNNNNNNNNNNNNNNNNNNNNNNNNNNNNNNNNNNNNNNNNNNNNNNNNNNNNNNNNNNNNNNNNNNNNNNNNNNNNNNNNNNNNNNNNNNNNNNNNNNNNNNNNNNNNNNNNNNNNNNNNNNNNNNNNNNNNNNNNNNNNNNNNNNNNNNNNNNNNNNNNNNNNNNNNNNNNNNNNNNNNNNNNNNNNNNNNNNNNNNNNNNNNNNNNNNNNNNNNNNNNNNNNNNNNNNNNNNNNNNNNNNNNNNNNNNNNNNNNNNNNNNNNNNNNNNNNNNNNNNNNNNNNNNNNNNNNNNNNNNNNNNNNNNNNNNNNNNNNNNNNNNNNNNNNNNNNNNNNNNNNNNNNNNNNNNNNNNNNNNNNNNNNNNNNNNNNNNNNNNNNNNNNNNNNNNNNNNNNNNNNNNNNNNNNNNNNNNNNNNNNNNNNNNNNNNNNNNNNNNNNNNNNNNNNNNNNNNNNNNNNNNNNNNNNNNNNNNNNNNNNNNNNNNNNNNNNNNNNNNNNNNNNNNNNNNNNNNNNNNNNNNNNNNNNNNNNNNNNNNNNNNNNNNNNNNCATAATAAttgatttaataattattttttagtatatagctagtatttttattttacttttcaattatATTATATTTGTGTAGTACATTTGTTGTGAGGGAATGAGGGAATGAGTTGTAAAACACCGAACCTTAGTATGGGCAACAAGGAGTCAAGGACAATGCACCTTATCCCATTCatttcatttcataatttcaaccccaaaaaacaaaaaaataaaaaataaaaaataaagaaacccTCACCACCAATCCACTCTTTCTCTTTCATTCCACACCCTCCGATCAAAAATGGAGaacaccaccaacaccaacaacaACCACCCTCACCAGCAGGCCCAATCGAGCCCATACCCAGGCCCACCAACACTCCCACCacctcccaccaccaccaccgtcgTCCCCGGAGGCGCACCACCACCGTCCTCCGCCGCACCATTCCACCACCTCCTCCAGCAACAACAGCAACAGCTTCAGATGTTCTGGTCTTACCAGCGCCAAGAAATCGAACACGTCAACGACTTTAAGAACCACCAGCTTCCATTGGCGCGCATCAAGAAGATCATGAAGGCCGACGAAGACGTTCGCATGATCTCCGCCGAAGCCCCAATCCTCTTCGCCAAAGCCTGCGAGCTCTTCATCCTCGAGCTCACGATCCGTTCATGGCTTCACGCCGAAGAGAACAAGCGAAGGACACTTCAGAAGAACGACATCGCCGCCGCCATTACGCGAACCGACATCTTCGATTTCTTAGTTGATATTGTTCCCAGGGACGATATCAAGGACGATGCGGCGGCGCTCGGCGGAATTGTGGCTGCTGCGGCGGCGGCTACTGCCAGTGGTGTTCCGTACTATTATCCGCCCATGGGGGCAGACTGCTGCGGAGGATGGCAACTATGGGAGTGGCGCCACCGCCGCTCAAGGGAATCTTGATGGACAGAGGTATGCTATTTCTATTTCTAATGCATGCTTCAAAGTTTCCATTTTTATTATTGCTTTAGGGGTGcttttttgtttaatttgttaTCCTTAATTATGGTCTCGAGATTGGTGCATTTTGAATTGCCGAGGAGATGAAtgatgatagaaaaaaaaggaGGTTTGAGGTGCTTAGTGTTGAGTTTAAGTAGATCAGTTGAAGAGTTTTGTGTAGCTAGAATACTTTCAAGTTAGAATTTTGAAAGGGAAAAAGGATCAATGCATGTTTTCTGGAAttctctttcctttttatttGGATGTGCTTGTGTTGATTTttagttattgttattattatttataattttaatttttatgtttggtttagGTGTTTTCATGTTTGTacatcctttttatttatttattttaaattgaagagGCTCAACACATGATGGAGTGAAGTCACAGAACTTTGTAGGTTATGTTAAGTTAGGTCTTGAATTGGTGCATTTTGGATTGGTGAGGGAGAAAAAAAGCTTTGAGAATCTTCGTTCCTAGTGAACTGAGTTTTAGAACTTTTAGCAGATCAGTAGAAGTCTAGAAGACTTGATGTAGTTTTAGAACTTTTAGGATTGTGAATgttataaaatataaaactatCTTTGAGGAGCATTGTCACTACTAGGTTATGCCTTGATTACTAGAAGAGTTGATACATTTCAAATATGTCTAGTTTGATTGGACCAGAATTCTTTTGTGTGTGT
The DNA window shown above is from Arachis ipaensis cultivar K30076 chromosome B08, Araip1.1, whole genome shotgun sequence and carries:
- the LOC107612722 gene encoding LOW QUALITY PROTEIN: nuclear transcription factor Y subunit C-1 (The sequence of the model RefSeq protein was modified relative to this genomic sequence to represent the inferred CDS: inserted 2 bases in 1 codon), with translation MENTTNTNNNHPHQQAQSSPYPGPPTLPPPPTTTTVVPGGAPPPSSAAPFHHLLQQQQQQLQMFWSYQRQEIEHVNDFKNHQLPLARIKKIMKADEDVRMISAEAPILFAKACELFILELTIRSWLHAEENKRRTLQKNDIAAAITRTDIFDFLVDIVPRDDIKDDAAALGGIVAAAAAATASGVPYYYPPMGXQTAAEDGNYGSGATAAQGNLDGQS